In Erythrobacter sp. F6033, a single genomic region encodes these proteins:
- a CDS encoding TonB-dependent receptor has product MNYRYQLAASALALSFSVPLSAQGAEEGETGESEIVVTGEGLQQAPSIGAYSVTEIDREAIVSSGSGRIEDVLENVAGFQQFRRSDSRSANPSAQGATLRALGGNATSRALVLLDGVPISDPFFGYIPFNAVAPETLGNIRVTRGGGAGPFGAGALAGTIELESADARTLGPVSGSLLVNDREETEASAALSGKLGAGFGVISGRWDRGQGFFTTPEGQRVPATARAAFDSWQVGLRAVAPLTDDVELQARGSLFEDARTLRFEGADSRIEGQDASLRFVGRGSWEFDALAYVQARNFSNVIISSTRFVRVLDQRNTPSTGLGGKIEVRPPIDEAHTVRLGVDYRKSEGELQEEAFSAFTGNLRERRSAGGTNSNLGLFIEDDWQIGPLLLTGGLRADHTNIQDGFFRAEDAGGILVSETVAPDRSDWAVSWRTGALFYATRKLDIRAAAYTGLRLPTLNELYRPFVVFPVVTQANSALENERLKGFEIGATWQPIDAVVVSVTAFDNRVENAIANVTLQSNLRQRQNLPAIDAQGVEANLAMKFGSFSFDGSLAYTDATIDGEGASLALDGNRPPQTPDFAASATLAWQPANGWRLSTTLRHVSGQFEDDQETATLPAATTIDAFAQATITDEFSVIVRGENLFDEEIVTRNSGGAIDLGAPRTIWIGLRFGY; this is encoded by the coding sequence ATGAACTATCGCTATCAATTGGCCGCTTCTGCCCTCGCTCTGTCCTTTTCAGTCCCTCTTTCAGCACAGGGTGCGGAGGAGGGCGAAACGGGTGAAAGCGAGATTGTTGTCACCGGCGAAGGGCTGCAGCAGGCCCCATCCATCGGGGCCTATTCGGTAACGGAAATTGACCGGGAGGCGATCGTTTCGAGCGGTTCAGGCCGGATCGAAGATGTGCTGGAGAATGTTGCGGGCTTTCAGCAATTCCGCCGCTCGGACAGCAGATCCGCCAATCCCAGCGCTCAGGGCGCGACATTGCGCGCGCTCGGCGGGAACGCCACAAGCCGGGCACTGGTTTTGCTGGACGGCGTGCCGATCAGCGATCCGTTCTTTGGATACATTCCTTTCAACGCGGTTGCTCCCGAAACGCTTGGCAATATTCGCGTAACGCGCGGCGGCGGCGCTGGCCCGTTCGGAGCAGGTGCTTTGGCGGGAACAATCGAATTGGAAAGCGCCGATGCTCGGACGCTAGGCCCTGTATCGGGAAGCCTGCTGGTCAATGACCGCGAGGAGACGGAGGCAAGCGCCGCGTTGAGCGGCAAACTCGGCGCCGGCTTTGGTGTGATCAGCGGGCGTTGGGATCGCGGGCAAGGTTTTTTCACCACGCCCGAAGGCCAGCGTGTTCCCGCGACGGCGCGCGCCGCTTTTGATAGCTGGCAGGTCGGTTTGAGGGCGGTTGCACCATTGACCGACGACGTTGAATTGCAGGCTCGCGGAAGCCTGTTTGAAGATGCAAGAACACTCCGGTTTGAGGGCGCTGATTCTCGGATCGAAGGTCAGGATGCCAGCCTACGTTTCGTGGGACGCGGCAGTTGGGAATTTGATGCACTTGCTTATGTTCAGGCGCGCAATTTCTCGAACGTCATCATCAGTTCGACGCGCTTCGTAAGAGTTCTCGATCAGCGGAACACCCCTTCAACCGGGCTCGGGGGCAAGATTGAAGTACGCCCTCCGATCGATGAGGCACATACGGTTCGTCTCGGAGTGGACTATCGCAAATCCGAAGGGGAATTGCAGGAAGAAGCGTTCAGCGCCTTCACCGGCAATTTGCGCGAACGTCGCAGCGCTGGCGGTACGAATAGCAACCTTGGCTTGTTCATTGAGGATGACTGGCAGATCGGGCCACTCCTTCTGACCGGCGGTCTTCGTGCTGATCACACAAATATCCAAGACGGATTTTTCCGCGCCGAGGATGCTGGCGGCATTTTGGTAAGCGAAACGGTCGCGCCGGATCGCAGCGACTGGGCTGTTAGCTGGCGCACCGGGGCGCTGTTCTATGCGACCCGTAAGCTGGATATTCGCGCGGCTGCTTATACCGGCTTGCGCTTGCCAACCTTGAATGAGCTTTACCGCCCGTTCGTGGTGTTCCCCGTAGTGACGCAAGCTAACTCTGCGCTCGAAAACGAGCGACTGAAGGGGTTTGAGATTGGCGCGACATGGCAGCCGATTGATGCGGTCGTGGTTTCGGTGACCGCATTCGACAATCGTGTCGAGAACGCGATTGCCAATGTGACTTTGCAGTCCAATCTGCGCCAGCGGCAGAACTTGCCAGCGATTGACGCGCAGGGTGTCGAAGCAAATCTAGCAATGAAGTTCGGCAGCTTCAGCTTTGACGGATCGCTTGCATATACAGATGCGACTATCGACGGAGAGGGCGCTTCACTCGCGCTGGACGGTAACCGCCCACCGCAAACGCCTGACTTCGCTGCGTCTGCCACTTTGGCGTGGCAACCGGCCAATGGATGGCGTCTGTCAACGACGCTTCGTCATGTCAGCGGACAGTTTGAGGACGATCAAGAAACCGCGACCCTGCCAGCAGCGACGACGATTGATGCCTTTGCGCAGGCTACGATAACCGACGAATTCTCGGTTATCGTGCGCGGCGAAAACTTGTTTGATGAGGAAATCGTCACTCGAAACTCGGGTGGAGCGATAGATTTGGGCGCCCCGCGCACCATTTGGATTGGGCTGCGTTTCGGCTATTAA
- a CDS encoding NAD(P)/FAD-dependent oxidoreductase gives MLATAPDFDVLIVGAGISGIGMAAHMEMKSPNHSYAIVERRENLGGTWDLFRYPGIRSDSDMHTLGFDFEPWRHEKTIADAPSILDYLNQIVDERGIRQHIRYGHKVISADFRDDEARWHVEMELDDGSTTRLTANFLYLGSGYYDYDEAYDPGFDFGDFEGQVIHPQFWPEDLDYTGKNVVVIGSGATAVTIVPSMADKAAKVTMLQRTPTWMFARPAKDWIANTLRAVLPEKLAYRITRWKNIKMQDFSFKMARNKPQKMKDTLHKNIEKALGDDFDRATFTPPYDPWDQRVCLVPDDDLFKAMKSGKAEVVTGHIEKFEKGGVRLKSGDFLDADIVITATGLKLAIAGKIAVSHNGEPVKFEDRFYYKGCMFSNLPNLAVVFGYLNASWTLRADINSDYVCRLLNQMRATGTDMATPILTPADEAAIVEDDIFDFSSGYIQRGKHIMPRNSIEYPWRLNQEYVIDRKRMADDPVNDGLMTFTRAGANAQAAGEQLEAAE, from the coding sequence ATGCTTGCAACTGCCCCTGATTTTGACGTGCTGATCGTTGGCGCAGGCATCTCTGGTATTGGCATGGCTGCTCATATGGAAATGAAGTCGCCAAACCATTCCTATGCGATTGTCGAGCGGCGCGAAAATCTGGGCGGCACATGGGATTTGTTCCGTTATCCCGGCATCCGGTCGGATAGCGATATGCACACACTCGGTTTCGATTTTGAACCGTGGCGGCATGAGAAAACGATCGCCGATGCACCGTCCATCCTCGACTACCTTAACCAGATTGTCGATGAACGCGGCATCCGTCAGCACATCCGTTACGGTCACAAAGTCATCTCCGCCGATTTCCGTGACGATGAAGCGCGCTGGCATGTCGAGATGGAACTGGACGATGGATCGACCACGCGGCTGACCGCGAATTTTCTGTATCTCGGCTCCGGCTATTATGATTATGACGAGGCGTATGATCCCGGCTTTGATTTTGGCGATTTTGAAGGTCAGGTGATCCACCCGCAATTCTGGCCAGAAGACCTCGACTACACCGGCAAGAATGTTGTGGTGATCGGATCAGGCGCAACCGCAGTGACGATCGTACCCTCGATGGCAGACAAAGCCGCCAAAGTAACGATGCTGCAACGGACGCCGACATGGATGTTTGCACGCCCTGCCAAGGATTGGATCGCCAACACTCTGCGTGCCGTGCTGCCGGAAAAACTCGCCTACCGGATCACCCGGTGGAAGAATATCAAGATGCAGGATTTCAGCTTCAAAATGGCGCGTAACAAGCCGCAGAAGATGAAAGACACGCTGCACAAGAACATCGAAAAAGCGCTGGGCGATGACTTTGATCGGGCGACCTTCACCCCGCCCTATGATCCGTGGGACCAACGCGTCTGCCTCGTGCCGGACGATGACCTGTTCAAAGCGATGAAATCGGGCAAGGCCGAGGTCGTCACCGGACATATCGAGAAGTTCGAAAAAGGCGGCGTGCGCCTGAAGTCAGGCGATTTTCTCGACGCTGATATCGTTATTACCGCAACGGGCCTGAAGCTGGCCATCGCGGGTAAGATTGCCGTGAGCCACAATGGCGAGCCTGTGAAGTTCGAAGATCGCTTTTACTACAAAGGCTGCATGTTCTCGAACCTTCCGAACCTCGCCGTGGTGTTCGGTTATCTCAATGCCAGCTGGACGCTGCGCGCAGATATCAATTCCGACTATGTCTGCCGCTTGCTCAATCAGATGCGAGCGACTGGTACGGATATGGCTACGCCTATCCTTACTCCCGCCGATGAGGCAGCGATTGTCGAAGACGATATCTTCGATTTCTCCAGCGGGTATATTCAGCGCGGAAAGCACATCATGCCGCGCAATTCGATCGAATACCCATGGCGCCTCAATCAGGAATATGTGATCGATCGCAAGCGGATGGCGGACGATCCGGTCAATGATGGCCTGATGACCTTCACCCGCGCTGGCGCGAATGCGCAAGCCGCCGGAGAACAGCTTGAAGCGGCAGAGTAA
- a CDS encoding molybdopterin-binding protein, which yields MTSSDKIWTAGLVIIGDEILSGRTHDKNIGQIASWLQVQGIRLAEVRVVADEEDRIIEAVNALRAANDYLFTTGGIGPTHDDITVDAIAKALGVPVIIHPEARALLKRYYADKGGVSEGRLRMARTPEGAELIPNRKSGAPGIRHGNIFVMAGVPHITAGMLDALTGELEGGAPLICETVGGFIPESEVAELLREVEQAHENCQIGSYPFFREGKVGSNFVIRSTDREALQSCFDTLCEGLGENGWDFTPGGI from the coding sequence ATGACCTCTTCCGATAAAATCTGGACCGCCGGCCTCGTCATCATCGGTGATGAGATCCTTTCTGGCCGCACGCATGACAAGAATATTGGCCAAATCGCCAGCTGGCTTCAGGTGCAAGGCATTCGGTTGGCGGAAGTCCGCGTTGTCGCGGATGAGGAAGACCGCATTATCGAAGCCGTAAACGCCCTACGCGCGGCGAACGATTACCTGTTTACGACCGGCGGGATCGGTCCGACGCATGATGACATTACGGTGGATGCAATTGCCAAGGCACTGGGTGTACCGGTCATCATCCACCCAGAGGCACGCGCATTGCTCAAACGGTACTACGCCGACAAAGGCGGCGTAAGCGAAGGCCGTTTGCGGATGGCCCGCACTCCGGAAGGAGCCGAGTTGATCCCGAACCGCAAATCGGGCGCACCCGGCATTCGTCACGGCAATATCTTTGTAATGGCGGGCGTGCCGCACATCACCGCAGGAATGCTCGATGCTTTGACGGGTGAACTGGAAGGCGGCGCGCCATTGATATGCGAAACCGTCGGAGGGTTCATTCCCGAAAGCGAAGTAGCTGAGTTGCTTCGAGAGGTCGAGCAAGCCCATGAAAACTGCCAAATTGGCTCCTATCCCTTCTTTCGTGAGGGCAAGGTTGGGTCGAATTTCGTCATTCGCTCGACAGATCGCGAAGCGCTGCAAAGCTGTTTCGATACGCTATGCGAGGGACTCGGTGAAAACGGTTGGGACTTTACGCCCGGCGGCATCTAA